DNA sequence from the Streptomyces sp. HUAS 15-9 genome:
GTAACGAGTCCTTGGCGCTGTCATGGGGAAGGAGTCCTGGGTGCTGCCATGGGGCGAACCGGATGACATGCTTCCCGCGTACTTCGACCCAGACCCAGTCCTGGACAGGGGCACCCGTGAGCACGTCAGGCTGCCCCGAGCCGGCTGCCCAGCCCCACGTTCCAGCGTCCCGCGCGACCGCTGAACTCGGTTGCGGTCAGGGGCGGTACGTCGAGACGCCAGAAGGCGGACTCCGGCGCTCCGAGTACGCGCACGGTCGCGGCGCGGACGATCTCCGGTTCCACCACCGCCACGGTACGGCCGGAGAACTGTGCTGCCTCGTCCAGCCAGTGTGCGACGCGGAGGCACAGCTCGTGCACCGACTCCCCGCCGTGCGGCGCCGCCTGAGGGTCCGTCAGCCAGCGAGCCATTCCGTCCGGCTCGGCGGTGCTGACGTCGTCCAGGGTGCGGCCTCGCCAGCGGCCCATGTCCATGCCGTTCAGCGAAGGCGAGTCGGTGGCGTCGAGGTTGAGCGCCGAGGCCGTCTCCCGGCAGCGGACGGTGGGGGAGGCGAGGGTTCGGTCGGCGGCCGGGAGAGCATCGGCGGCCGACCGGGCACGGGCCGTACCGGCCGAGTCCAGCGGGGATCCGTCGTCGAAGCGGGCCTGGCGGAGGGCCGCGTTCATCGCGGGCGAGATCAACATCACCCGGCTGGTCATCCATTCACTCCGTTCATCAAGCATCGTCGCTCAGGTCATCAAGCATCGCCGCTCAGGCGCGCTTCCGGCGACGGCGATCCGTGCGCCGTGCCTCCTCGGAGGTCTGCGTCTCGATGGAGAGCCACACCCGTCCGTACGGTGCTCCAGCAGCTCGCGCGGTACCTTGGCCTGCCTCGCCGCGGCCGTCACTTCCAGGCCGTCTCCACGCAGGGCGGAGCCTCCGGCAAGTGCTTCTTCGCCCACTCTCCGAGCTCCCTCAGCGCGGGCTCCAGCGCGGCCCCGGACTCGGTCAGCCGGTAGGAGACCCGCAGCGGCGGTCCTTCGTCGACCTCGCGCACCACGAGTCCGGCGGCGCCGAGCTCGGCCAGCCGGTCGGAGAGCATGCGCTCGCTGATGCCGGGGACGGCCCGGCGCAGATCGGCGAAATGCGCCGGTTGTTCCACGAGTACGGCCACGATCGGGCCGCTCCAGCGCTTACCGAGCAGCTGGAAGACGCGAGTGATGCCGTCGTCCACTCGCTTGCATGCCGCCACGTCGTGGTTCTGATCCGCCGCCATGGGATCAGGGTACTGCCCTGCCATGAGGGAGTGAAAAAAAGTAAGTACCTGTGTTAGATATAGCTAGGTACGAAACCTTAGCCCGGCGGCTTCGCCTCGGGCTCGCTCTTCTGGAGACACGCATGGCCACCTTGCTGCACATCGACTCGTCCGTCTTCCCGAGCGGGGGGTCCGCCTCCCGTGCCGTCGCGGACGTCTTTCGCAAGACCTGGCAGGAGCAGCACCCCGAGGGCACGGTGATCTACCGAGACCTGGCCTCGAACCCGGTCCCGCACATCACCGCCGACGCCCACACCGCCGGATTCGCCGATCCCGCGGCGCACACCCCCGAGCAGGCGGCGGCCTTCGCCGAGCGCGTGAGGCTGATCGAGGAACTGGAGCAGGCGGACGCGGTGCTGATCGGCGCGCCGATGTACAACTTCACGATCCCGTCGACCCTCAAGGCGTGGCTGGACAACGTGATCCTGTTCGGCC
Encoded proteins:
- a CDS encoding histidine phosphatase family protein: MTSRVMLISPAMNAALRQARFDDGSPLDSAGTARARSAADALPAADRTLASPTVRCRETASALNLDATDSPSLNGMDMGRWRGRTLDDVSTAEPDGMARWLTDPQAAPHGGESVHELCLRVAHWLDEAAQFSGRTVAVVEPEIVRAATVRVLGAPESAFWRLDVPPLTATEFSGRAGRWNVGLGSRLGAA
- a CDS encoding winged helix-turn-helix transcriptional regulator; the protein is MAADQNHDVAACKRVDDGITRVFQLLGKRWSGPIVAVLVEQPAHFADLRRAVPGISERMLSDRLAELGAAGLVVREVDEGPPLRVSYRLTESGAALEPALRELGEWAKKHLPEAPPCVETAWK
- a CDS encoding FMN-dependent NADH-azoreductase; translation: MATLLHIDSSVFPSGGSASRAVADVFRKTWQEQHPEGTVIYRDLASNPVPHITADAHTAGFADPAAHTPEQAAAFAERVRLIEELEQADAVLIGAPMYNFTIPSTLKAWLDNVILFGRTAGEAPSAKGIPVTVVASRGGSYAPGTPREPFEYVQNYLKAILADTLALDLDFIVPELTLAPHNPAMAELVPLFESSRERALQDAATKAKALAERLAA